In Chlorogloeopsis sp. ULAP01, the following proteins share a genomic window:
- a CDS encoding aldo/keto reductase: MRYRRFGKTQLRLSVFSLGGMRYLATPENVWQIIEKAIALGINHIETARGYGKSEEYLGAAIALGLPITRSQLHITTKIPPTADADTMRRCINESLERLHLDYLDCLGIHGLNTWEHLDWVKAKGGCMQAVKEAVAEGRVRHVGFSTHGSLDLILAAIDTDLFEFVNLHYYYFFQRNLPAIQLAAAKDMGVFIISPGDKGGRLYTPSQTLVDLCYPFSPLELNYRFLLNDLHITTLSVGPATPEELTEPLTVSDRDGELTSEEITVLERLENHKNEILGTDKCSQCYKCLPCPENINIPEVLRLRNLAIAYDMTDYGQYRYGMFENAGHWFPGMKANRCTECGDCLPKCPENLDIPALLEDTHERLKGRSGRRLWGI; encoded by the coding sequence ATGCGATACCGACGCTTTGGGAAAACACAGCTGCGCCTTTCAGTGTTTTCCTTGGGAGGAATGCGCTATTTGGCAACACCAGAGAACGTATGGCAAATTATCGAAAAAGCCATAGCGCTAGGGATTAATCATATAGAAACTGCTAGGGGTTACGGTAAAAGTGAGGAGTATTTAGGAGCGGCGATCGCTTTGGGATTGCCAATAACTCGTTCGCAGCTTCACATTACAACTAAAATCCCACCCACAGCAGATGCTGACACAATGCGTCGGTGCATCAATGAATCCCTAGAGAGATTACACCTCGATTATCTCGATTGCTTAGGGATTCATGGCTTAAACACTTGGGAGCATCTCGATTGGGTAAAAGCTAAAGGCGGCTGTATGCAAGCAGTCAAAGAAGCAGTTGCTGAAGGCCGTGTACGACACGTTGGCTTTTCCACCCACGGTTCCCTAGACTTGATTTTAGCAGCCATAGATACAGATTTATTTGAATTTGTCAATCTGCATTATTACTATTTTTTTCAGCGCAATTTACCAGCAATTCAACTAGCCGCCGCAAAGGATATGGGTGTGTTCATTATCTCTCCTGGTGATAAAGGCGGGCGCTTATACACACCCTCCCAAACTCTAGTTGATTTGTGTTATCCTTTCTCACCCCTAGAATTAAACTACCGCTTTTTACTGAACGACCTCCATATTACTACCCTAAGTGTGGGGCCAGCAACTCCAGAAGAATTGACTGAACCTTTAACAGTTAGCGATCGCGATGGAGAGTTAACCTCTGAGGAAATTACTGTCTTAGAAAGACTAGAAAATCACAAAAACGAGATTTTAGGTACTGATAAATGCAGTCAGTGTTATAAATGCTTGCCCTGCCCGGAAAATATTAATATTCCAGAAGTACTGCGACTGCGAAATTTGGCAATCGCCTATGATATGACTGACTACGGACAATACCGTTATGGAATGTTTGAAAATGCAGGTCATTGGTTTCCAGGCATGAAGGCAAATCGTTGTACAGAATGCGGTGACTGCTTGCCAAAGTGTCCGGAAAATTTAGATATTCCCGCCTTGCTAGAAGATACCCATGAAAGGTTAAAAGGGCGAAGTGGTAGGCGGTTGTGGGGTATTTAA
- a CDS encoding bifunctional nuclease family protein: protein MIEMKVAGIALDAITRSPIVLLKDASDRRALPIYIGQEQARAIMSALENQKPPRPLTHDLLVNILEAWNMTLERVIIHSLQKDTFYAVLILKQGEVKKEIDARPSDAIAVALRTNTPIWVMEEVIADASIPVDRDADEAEQQAFREFISNLRPEDLIKRFGNGES, encoded by the coding sequence ATGATTGAAATGAAAGTCGCTGGCATAGCATTAGATGCCATAACTCGTAGCCCAATTGTACTTTTGAAAGATGCTTCAGATCGCCGTGCTTTGCCTATTTACATAGGTCAAGAACAGGCTAGGGCAATCATGAGCGCACTGGAGAATCAAAAGCCTCCAAGACCTTTAACTCACGACTTGCTCGTGAATATTCTAGAGGCGTGGAATATGACTCTAGAACGCGTTATTATTCATTCACTACAAAAGGATACATTTTATGCAGTTTTAATTCTTAAACAAGGGGAAGTCAAAAAAGAAATTGATGCCCGTCCTAGTGATGCGATCGCTGTTGCCCTCCGTACAAATACGCCTATTTGGGTAATGGAAGAAGTAATTGCTGATGCTTCTATCCCTGTAGATAGAGATGCAGATGAAGCAGAGCAACAAGCTTTCCGTGAATTTATCTCTAATCTTCGTCCTGAGGATTTGATCAAACGCTTTGGCAATGGTGAATCTTAG
- a CDS encoding riboflavin synthase yields MFTGIIQALGTISPLGGDSWQITCISQSSDLVMQDLAYGDSVAVDGVCLTVEKVLPGGFVATASPETLRRTTLGIEQAEPKYVNLETSLRVGSKIGGHFVMGHVDGIGRIIAAQQTATSWEMTFSAPDAIARYLVPKGSIAINGISLTVADYEPEFSQFKVAVIPLTYAETNLCYLVPGSSVNLEGDILGKYVEKFLVMGKGEPKNSKDTNHEQITPIFLAEHGYL; encoded by the coding sequence GTGTTTACAGGAATAATTCAAGCATTAGGAACAATAAGTCCCCTGGGAGGGGATTCTTGGCAAATCACTTGCATCAGCCAATCATCTGATTTAGTTATGCAAGATTTAGCTTATGGTGACAGCGTAGCAGTAGATGGCGTTTGCTTGACTGTAGAAAAAGTCCTGCCTGGCGGCTTTGTCGCCACTGCTTCACCAGAAACCTTACGTCGTACAACCTTGGGAATAGAACAAGCAGAACCAAAATATGTCAATTTAGAAACTTCTCTACGAGTAGGTAGTAAAATCGGTGGTCATTTTGTGATGGGACACGTAGACGGCATAGGGCGTATAATTGCCGCACAACAGACGGCAACGTCTTGGGAAATGACTTTTAGTGCTCCCGATGCGATCGCTCGTTATCTTGTTCCTAAAGGCAGTATCGCCATTAATGGCATTAGCCTCACAGTTGCCGATTACGAGCCAGAATTTTCCCAGTTTAAAGTAGCGGTGATTCCTCTTACCTATGCCGAGACCAATCTTTGCTATCTAGTTCCGGGCAGTTCGGTAAATTTAGAAGGGGATATTCTGGGTAAATATGTAGAAAAATTCCTTGTCATGGGCAAGGGAGAGCCAAAAAACTCAAAAGACACCAATCACGAGCAAATAACGCCCATTTTTCTAGCAGAGCATGGGTATCTGTGA
- a CDS encoding peptidoglycan DD-metalloendopeptidase family protein, with protein sequence MKQRHNSVHNRLHHLWQRTLPAQSLCLVGSFSLVSSGLAFAQTDSAIDNIVPTVENSQPAAPVAGNIVKKETVEQTIIASEAAKPQPEFSQRRNRLKQRLKKVESSQPTETVKPQSRVGVRTFKTGVTVSQPATSTKISAPQTNLVREQKPKVEFAAPVAPRSIPKQLPTVAQPANDSPGIASWAAGKTKDYNNAYIDPTDYNQNTTSKYDAPSSVVVIERASGCQAVLARGISSLNCAKAAGTSVASTQKTTPAWLNKSQNTRIAAVPAVQRVATNTSNTGLRAPRVVSKLVTNTGWRSNQPVSTNVGRSVYQANRFIPNPSEFTPTTTVSSVPIAPSGGILSAPVTAQNIAPRPSTVAYNIPLATTLPRIAFSGIYGRGIAYNPSGLIFPLNVPAPITSLFGWRTHPISGDRRFHAGMDIGAAMGTPILAAYSGQVEAAGWQGGYGLTVVMSHNNAQQTLYGHMSEIYVQPGQRVEQGSVIGRVGSTGNSTGPHLHFEVRQLTPQGWVAVDPGIQLQFALNQLVNTLQTAQVTRD encoded by the coding sequence ATGAAGCAGCGTCATAACTCTGTCCACAATCGCTTGCACCACCTATGGCAGCGCACTCTGCCAGCTCAAAGTCTCTGTTTGGTTGGCAGCTTCAGCCTTGTCAGTAGTGGTTTGGCATTTGCTCAAACCGATTCAGCTATTGACAACATTGTGCCTACAGTTGAAAATTCCCAACCAGCAGCACCAGTAGCAGGAAATATCGTCAAAAAAGAAACGGTTGAGCAGACAATCATAGCTTCAGAAGCAGCTAAACCGCAGCCAGAATTTTCCCAACGCCGAAACAGACTTAAACAAAGACTGAAGAAAGTAGAAAGTTCTCAACCTACCGAAACAGTCAAACCACAGTCTAGAGTTGGTGTGAGAACATTCAAAACTGGGGTAACAGTTTCCCAACCTGCAACATCAACAAAAATTTCTGCACCCCAAACTAATCTTGTCCGAGAGCAAAAACCCAAAGTAGAATTTGCTGCTCCCGTTGCACCTCGTTCTATACCTAAACAATTGCCAACAGTTGCCCAACCCGCAAACGACTCCCCAGGCATCGCCAGTTGGGCAGCAGGAAAAACCAAGGATTACAATAACGCTTACATCGACCCCACTGATTACAATCAAAATACTACGTCTAAATATGACGCACCTAGTAGCGTAGTAGTTATAGAACGCGCTAGCGGTTGTCAAGCCGTTTTAGCAAGAGGAATTTCTAGTCTTAATTGTGCCAAAGCAGCAGGTACTTCTGTTGCCAGTACTCAAAAAACCACACCCGCGTGGTTAAACAAAAGTCAAAACACTCGGATTGCAGCCGTTCCAGCAGTACAGCGTGTTGCTACTAATACAAGCAACACTGGATTGCGCGCTCCACGGGTAGTTTCTAAGCTGGTTACTAATACTGGATGGCGTTCTAACCAACCAGTTTCTACTAATGTTGGTAGAAGTGTTTATCAAGCAAATCGCTTTATTCCCAATCCCAGCGAATTTACTCCTACCACGACAGTTAGTTCTGTACCGATCGCACCGAGTGGTGGTATTTTATCAGCCCCAGTTACAGCCCAAAACATTGCACCCCGACCCAGTACGGTAGCCTACAATATCCCATTGGCAACAACATTGCCACGTATTGCCTTTAGTGGTATTTACGGTCGTGGAATCGCCTACAATCCTTCAGGGTTAATATTCCCCCTGAATGTTCCTGCACCAATTACCTCATTATTTGGTTGGCGAACTCATCCCATTAGTGGCGATCGCCGTTTCCATGCTGGTATGGACATAGGTGCAGCGATGGGAACACCTATTTTAGCGGCATACTCCGGTCAAGTAGAAGCTGCTGGCTGGCAGGGTGGTTATGGCCTAACCGTTGTCATGAGCCACAATAATGCTCAACAAACACTTTACGGTCATATGTCAGAAATCTATGTTCAACCCGGACAAAGGGTAGAACAGGGAAGTGTAATTGGCAGGGTAGGTAGTACAGGTAATTCTACAGGCCCCCACCTGCATTTTGAAGTGCGTCAACTCACACCCCAAGGATGGGTTGCAGTGGATCCGGGCATACAATTACAGTTTGCTCTCAATCAACTAGTAAATACCTTACAAACTGCACAGGTAACTAGGGACTAG
- a CDS encoding biotin--[acetyl-CoA-carboxylase] ligase, with protein sequence MGLNQQQLEAALKAGRKNAYLPFCFYLVESVASTNQTLWALLDQRAQPGCTIIATQQTAGRGQWGRQWASAPGGLYLSLLLAPNIEANQSYQLTFATAWGIAYQLRESGINVGIKWPNDLVINQRKLGGILTETKINQGQITQSVIGVGINWTNPVPETGINLEMWQTAKNPKPISSLEMLAAKVLLGIECGIQCLFEEGVNILLARYLELLANVGDRICVNDMAGTVVGVTSTGELRVRLQTSESLTVIKPEIYLQPGTISLGYSKVSG encoded by the coding sequence GTGGGATTGAATCAGCAACAGCTAGAAGCAGCCCTGAAAGCAGGGCGAAAAAATGCTTATTTACCATTTTGTTTCTATTTAGTAGAGTCAGTCGCCTCAACAAATCAAACCCTTTGGGCGTTGCTCGATCAAAGAGCGCAACCAGGATGTACAATTATTGCCACTCAGCAAACTGCTGGACGGGGACAATGGGGGCGGCAGTGGGCTTCTGCACCAGGAGGATTGTATCTTTCGCTATTGTTAGCTCCGAATATAGAAGCCAACCAAAGTTATCAATTAACTTTTGCAACTGCTTGGGGCATAGCCTACCAATTGCGAGAATCTGGTATTAATGTTGGAATTAAATGGCCTAATGATTTGGTCATCAATCAGCGTAAGCTGGGCGGTATTTTAACGGAAACGAAAATCAACCAAGGGCAAATCACACAGAGCGTCATCGGCGTTGGCATTAACTGGACTAATCCAGTGCCAGAAACCGGAATCAATTTGGAAATGTGGCAAACTGCCAAAAATCCCAAACCAATTTCCAGTCTGGAAATGCTCGCTGCCAAAGTTTTATTGGGAATAGAATGTGGTATACAGTGCCTTTTTGAAGAAGGAGTAAATATATTATTGGCTCGCTATCTAGAGTTGCTTGCAAATGTGGGCGATCGCATTTGTGTCAACGATATGGCAGGCACTGTTGTTGGTGTAACATCTACCGGGGAACTTCGTGTCCGTTTGCAAACATCTGAATCCCTAACGGTAATAAAACCAGAAATTTATCTTCAGCCCGGTACAATCAGTCTGGGCTATAGCAAAGTCTCTGGCTAA
- the pgeF gene encoding peptidoglycan editing factor PgeF, whose translation MHTWYWRTWEGMSYLTCSLLEAWPHGFFTQQFWPRSPEELTVVLHPDASGYRLKQVHGNTVLTPSEISSQLSSGNEEDDNSALAAADGLMSEEPLQAVWVASADCTPVLIADEKTGRVAALHAGWRGTAAKIVPQAIARLQAQGSKIPDLRIAMGPAIAGEVYQVSTQVAAQIGASIISHEDETVIVEALQDLPKSPLLPDPDPTKMRVDVRQVNFLQLENLGISIEQIAIAPYCTYQTPEHFFSYRRDNLKKVQWSGIVSITPNS comes from the coding sequence ATGCATACTTGGTACTGGCGCACTTGGGAAGGAATGTCTTACCTGACTTGTAGTCTTCTAGAAGCTTGGCCTCACGGCTTTTTTACCCAACAGTTTTGGCCTCGCTCTCCAGAAGAGTTAACTGTGGTATTGCATCCAGATGCTTCAGGATATCGCTTGAAGCAGGTGCATGGCAATACTGTTCTCACACCTTCAGAAATTTCTAGTCAGCTATCGAGTGGAAATGAAGAAGATGATAATTCTGCGTTGGCAGCTGCGGATGGTTTGATGAGCGAGGAACCGCTACAAGCTGTTTGGGTAGCATCTGCTGATTGTACACCCGTACTGATTGCCGATGAAAAGACTGGTCGGGTAGCAGCATTACACGCCGGATGGCGAGGTACAGCAGCCAAAATTGTGCCGCAAGCTATTGCTCGTCTGCAAGCACAAGGCAGTAAAATCCCAGATTTACGAATAGCGATGGGGCCTGCGATCGCAGGAGAAGTTTACCAGGTATCTACACAAGTTGCAGCCCAAATCGGAGCTAGTATTATCTCTCATGAAGATGAAACTGTTATTGTTGAGGCATTACAAGACCTACCCAAATCTCCTTTACTCCCCGATCCTGATCCGACAAAAATGCGGGTGGATGTCCGCCAAGTAAATTTCTTGCAGCTGGAAAATCTAGGCATCAGTATAGAACAAATAGCGATCGCTCCTTACTGTACTTACCAAACTCCAGAACATTTCTTTTCCTACCGTCGTGACAACCTTAAAAAAGTTCAGTGGTCTGGGATTGTTAGCATTACTCCTAATAGTTGA
- a CDS encoding NCS2 family permease, with translation MEIATTKFPRWFVRRDIDGFFGLALDNLIQILLIVSLCQGVLGFPVSLVYGRILPGIALSLIVGNFYYAWLAKEQGKREQREDITALPYGINTVSLFAYIFLVMLPVRLAAISGGASNEQAAELAWQAGLVACFGSGLIELAGAWVGDPLRRLAPRAALLSTLGGIAITFIAIGFLFRTFANPVVGLVPLGVILLTYFGQVRFSIPGGLLAVLLGITLAWGTGLLSWDNAKFATALQPIGFYLPGLWLGKLWSSRSVLIEYFSIILPMGLFNLVGSLQNLESAEAAGDTYPATPSLAANGIGTLVAAICGSCFPTTIYIGHPGWKALGARVGYSILNGIIMGLFCLTGTVAILAYFVPIEAGMAIVLWIGIVIVAQSFTATPPHHAPAVVVGLLPGIAGWGALIAKNALRAAGLGTPEKPLTPALIEQFKLSDTYIDGAFALEQGFIFSAMILAGITVYIIERKFRHAAYWSVLAAVLSWVGLMHSYRWTVADTVVNLGWGTGTPWAVGYILLAILFFYVDWQERRKA, from the coding sequence ATGGAAATTGCTACAACCAAATTCCCCCGTTGGTTCGTTCGCAGAGATATTGACGGTTTCTTTGGGCTAGCGCTCGATAATTTAATCCAAATTCTGTTAATTGTCAGTTTGTGTCAAGGAGTGCTAGGCTTTCCTGTTTCGTTAGTCTATGGACGCATCTTACCAGGAATTGCTTTAAGTTTAATTGTCGGCAACTTTTATTACGCTTGGCTAGCAAAAGAGCAAGGAAAGCGCGAGCAGCGAGAAGATATTACTGCCCTGCCTTATGGTATTAACACCGTTAGCCTTTTTGCTTATATTTTTCTAGTGATGCTGCCAGTGAGATTGGCAGCAATTTCTGGTGGGGCATCAAATGAACAAGCTGCTGAATTAGCTTGGCAGGCAGGATTAGTGGCTTGCTTTGGCTCAGGTTTGATTGAATTGGCTGGAGCTTGGGTTGGCGATCCACTCCGTCGTCTTGCCCCCCGTGCAGCACTGCTTTCTACTTTGGGCGGTATCGCCATTACTTTTATTGCCATTGGCTTTTTATTTCGTACCTTTGCCAATCCTGTAGTAGGTTTAGTACCTCTGGGTGTAATTCTGCTAACTTATTTTGGGCAAGTGCGATTTAGCATTCCTGGTGGATTGTTGGCTGTTCTGTTGGGAATTACCTTGGCTTGGGGAACAGGTTTGTTGAGTTGGGATAACGCCAAGTTTGCCACCGCCTTACAACCGATTGGATTTTATCTACCAGGATTGTGGCTGGGGAAATTGTGGAGCAGTCGTTCAGTATTAATCGAGTATTTCAGCATTATTTTACCAATGGGGTTATTTAACCTTGTTGGCAGTCTCCAGAATTTAGAAAGTGCGGAAGCTGCGGGCGATACTTATCCTGCTACTCCTTCTTTGGCGGCAAATGGTATTGGCACGTTGGTAGCTGCTATTTGTGGTTCTTGTTTTCCAACCACGATTTATATTGGTCATCCTGGCTGGAAAGCTTTAGGGGCAAGAGTCGGCTACTCTATTCTTAATGGCATCATTATGGGCTTGTTCTGCCTAACTGGAACTGTAGCAATATTGGCTTACTTTGTTCCGATTGAAGCAGGGATGGCAATTGTATTGTGGATCGGGATTGTAATTGTCGCTCAAAGTTTTACAGCAACTCCACCCCACCATGCACCTGCTGTCGTTGTTGGTTTATTGCCAGGAATTGCTGGTTGGGGTGCTTTAATTGCCAAAAATGCGCTTCGAGCAGCTGGTTTGGGTACACCAGAAAAACCTTTAACACCCGCTTTAATTGAGCAGTTTAAATTGAGCGATACCTATATTGATGGAGCTTTTGCTCTCGAACAGGGATTTATTTTTTCAGCCATGATTTTAGCCGGTATTACAGTTTACATTATTGAGCGAAAATTTCGCCATGCTGCATATTGGTCTGTTTTAGCTGCTGTACTTTCCTGGGTTGGATTAATGCACAGTTATCGCTGGACTGTTGCAGATACAGTTGTAAATTTAGGTTGGGGAACTGGAACACCTTGGGCAGTTGGCTATATTTTGCTGGCAATTCTCTTTTTCTATGTCGATTGGCAAGAAAGACGTAAAGCTTGA